The following proteins come from a genomic window of Nicotiana tomentosiformis chromosome 12, ASM39032v3, whole genome shotgun sequence:
- the LOC138891427 gene encoding non-structural maintenance of chromosomes element 4 homolog A-like, producing the protein MFRTAKREPVNIQSSNGAAAAAGARNNNNNSSVDEDHTIGRRVLRSHYLNFKSRISDERDNISQVDSDKFKTIIEEVERLHQQVQKPREQVADAEALLDITNSLVTTVKAHSNGGVTPSDFVSCLLRDFGQEGGSSSRTEEDGNIHWKDVGLAVSHVFKSAPGCCTMIGPMNTEVKQRNPVVR; encoded by the exons ATGTTTCGAACCGCAAAACGTGAACCAGTCAATATTCAAAGTAGTAATGGCGCTGCAGCTGCAGCAGGCGCtagaaataacaacaataacagttCGGTGGATGAGGATCACACTATTGGGCGCAGAGTTCTTCGCTCTCATTATCTCaattttaagtctcggatttccG ATGAGAGAGATAATATATCACAAGTTGATTCAGATAAATTTAAGACGATAATTGAGGAAGTTGAAAGGCTACATCAGCAAG taCAAAAACCTAGGGAACAGGTTGCCGATGCTGAGGCCTTGCTGGACATCACAAACTCGTTGGTGACGACTGTAAAGGCACATAGTAATGGAGGAGTGACCCCTTCAGATTTTGTTAGTTGTTTACTTAGGGACTTTGGCCAAGAAGGTGGATCTAGCAGTAGGACAGAAGAGGATGGAAATATACACTGGAAAGATGTTGGTCTTGCTGTCTCTCATGTTTTCAAGAGTGCTCCTGGATGCTGCACTAT GATTGGGCCTATGAATACTGAAGTTAAGCAACGTAATCCTGTTGTTCGTTGA